A genomic stretch from Setaria italica strain Yugu1 chromosome VII, Setaria_italica_v2.0, whole genome shotgun sequence includes:
- the LOC101763334 gene encoding protein FLOWERING LOCUS T, producing MAANDSLITARVIGEVLDPFNTTVDLMVLFNGAPIVSGMELRSPAVSDRPMVEIGGDDYRVAYTLVMVDPDAPNPSNPTLREYLHWMVTDIPASTDNTYGRELMCYEPPAPATGIHRMVLVLFRQLGRETVFAPSRRHNFNTRGFARRYNLGAPVAAMFFNCQRQTGSGGPRFTGAYTSRRRAG from the exons ATGGCGGCTAACGATTCCTTGATTACAGCTCGTGTCATAGGAGAGGTCTTGGATCCCTTCAACACCACAGTTGATCTGATGGTTCTATTTAATGGTGCTCCTATTGTCAGTGGCATGGAGTTGCGCTCTCCAGCGGTGTCTGATAGGCCGATGGTCGAGATTGGAGGGGATGATTATCGAGTTGCATATACCCTG GTGATGGTCGATCCTGATGCTCCAAACCCAAGCAACCCAACATTGAGGGAGTACCTGCACTG GATGGTGACTGACATTCCAGCATCAACTGACAATACATATG GCCGTGAGCTGATGTGCTACGAGCCCCCTGCCCCGGCGACGGGCATCCACCGCATGGTGCTGGTGCTATTCCGGCAGCTCGGTCGGGAGACGGTGTTCGCGCCGTCGAGGCGACACAACTTCAACACCCGTGGCTTCGCCCGGCGCTACAACCTcggcgcgcccgtcgccgccatgTTCTTCAACTGCCAGCGCCAGACGGGCTCCGGCGGCCCGAGGTTCACCGGAGCCTACACCAGCCGCCGTCGTGCCGGCTGA